A stretch of Myxococcus hansupus DNA encodes these proteins:
- a CDS encoding AAA family ATPase, protein MESAAPDSLPVPDASSDDLRAVEELAQARNEIVAQIEKRVVGQREVVEHLLISLFSRGHCLFVGVPGLAKTLLISTLADVLNLSFNRIQFTPDLMPSDITGTDILEEDRTTGRRTFRFLQGPLFANIILADEVNRTPPKTQAALLQAMQEYRVTAGGRTYPLELPFLVFATQNPIEQEGTYPLPEAQLDRFMFLVDVGYPTAEEEVQIVKSTTGGPQPKLEKILSPERILALQELVRRVPVPDHVVRYAVELVRHTRPKEPGAPEFIAKNASWGAGPRASQYLVVAAKARAILHGRFVATVEDVRALARPVLRHRVLPNFTAESEGITSVKLIDQLLTVVKG, encoded by the coding sequence ATGGAAAGCGCCGCCCCCGACTCTCTGCCCGTGCCCGACGCCTCGAGCGACGACCTCCGTGCCGTCGAGGAGCTCGCCCAGGCCCGCAACGAAATCGTCGCCCAGATTGAAAAGCGCGTCGTTGGCCAGCGCGAGGTGGTGGAGCACCTGCTCATCTCCCTCTTCAGCCGCGGCCACTGCCTCTTCGTGGGCGTGCCGGGCCTCGCCAAGACGCTGCTCATCTCCACGCTGGCGGACGTCCTCAACCTGTCCTTCAACCGCATCCAGTTCACGCCGGACCTGATGCCGTCGGACATCACCGGCACGGACATCCTGGAAGAGGACCGCACCACCGGCCGGCGCACCTTCCGCTTCCTCCAGGGTCCGCTGTTCGCGAACATCATCCTCGCGGACGAGGTGAACCGCACGCCGCCGAAGACGCAGGCCGCGCTGCTCCAGGCCATGCAGGAGTACCGCGTCACCGCCGGTGGCCGCACGTACCCGCTGGAGCTGCCCTTCCTCGTCTTCGCCACACAGAACCCCATCGAGCAGGAGGGCACCTATCCGCTGCCCGAGGCCCAGCTCGACCGCTTCATGTTCCTGGTGGACGTGGGCTACCCCACCGCCGAGGAAGAGGTGCAGATCGTCAAGAGCACCACCGGCGGTCCGCAGCCGAAGCTGGAGAAGATTCTGTCCCCCGAGCGCATCCTCGCGCTCCAGGAGCTGGTGCGCCGCGTGCCGGTGCCCGACCACGTGGTGCGCTACGCGGTGGAGCTGGTGCGCCACACCCGTCCCAAGGAGCCGGGCGCGCCGGAGTTCATCGCGAAGAACGCGTCCTGGGGCGCGGGCCCTCGCGCCAGCCAGTACCTGGTGGTGGCCGCGAAGGCGCGCGCCATCCTGCACGGCCGCTTCGTGGCCACCGTCGAGGACGTGCGCGCCCTGGCCCGCCCCGTCCTCCGCCACCGCGTGCTGCCCAACTTCACCGCGGAGAGCGAGGGCATCACCTCCGTGAAGCTCATCGACCAGCTCCTCACGGTGGTGAAGGGCTAA
- a CDS encoding DUF58 domain-containing protein, protein MLLDAQTLARLQGVKLRARAVMEGVLSGLHKSPHQGQSVEFAEHKEYAPGDELRHLDWKAYGKFDKYYVKRFEHETNLRAVMVVDASASMGYRSGALSKLDVATTLAGALCYLLVRQQDAAGLALMAGGKWKDVPPRASAGHLNVLLDTLEHTQPTGATDLGSAADHLAEVLPRRSSVIVLSDLLDENQDALRRILALRQRKNDVSVFHLVDPAELTFPFDDPTLFLDMEGQGRVEVNPREIKESYLEEFNAFLANVKAACAEADVDYDLVRTDDKLDDVLLRYLSRRGRRR, encoded by the coding sequence ATGCTGCTCGACGCCCAGACACTGGCCCGCCTCCAGGGAGTGAAGCTGCGCGCCCGCGCGGTGATGGAGGGCGTGCTGTCCGGCCTCCACAAGAGCCCCCATCAGGGGCAGAGCGTGGAGTTCGCGGAGCACAAGGAGTACGCCCCCGGCGACGAGCTCCGCCACCTGGACTGGAAGGCCTACGGCAAGTTCGACAAGTACTACGTCAAGCGCTTCGAGCACGAGACGAACCTGCGCGCGGTGATGGTGGTGGATGCCTCCGCCTCCATGGGCTACCGCAGCGGCGCGCTTAGCAAGCTGGACGTGGCCACCACGCTGGCCGGCGCGCTGTGCTACCTGCTGGTGCGCCAGCAGGACGCGGCGGGCCTGGCGCTGATGGCGGGCGGCAAGTGGAAGGACGTGCCGCCGCGCGCGTCGGCCGGTCACCTCAACGTGCTGCTGGACACGCTGGAGCACACCCAGCCCACCGGCGCCACGGACCTGGGCAGCGCGGCGGACCACCTGGCGGAGGTGCTGCCCCGGCGCTCCAGCGTCATCGTCCTGTCGGACCTGCTGGACGAGAACCAGGACGCGCTGCGCCGCATCCTCGCGCTGCGGCAGCGGAAGAACGACGTGTCCGTGTTCCACCTGGTGGACCCCGCGGAGCTGACGTTCCCCTTCGACGACCCCACGCTCTTCCTCGACATGGAGGGTCAGGGCCGCGTCGAGGTGAACCCGCGCGAAATCAAGGAGAGCTACCTGGAGGAGTTCAACGCCTTCCTGGCGAACGTGAAGGCCGCGTGCGCCGAGGCGGACGTGGACTACGACCTGGTGCGCACGGACGACAAGTTGGATGACGTGCTGCTGCGGTACCTGTCGCGGCGCGGGAGGCGCCGGTGA
- the dbpA gene encoding ATP-dependent RNA helicase DbpA — protein MEFSALALSPPLLQVLEELDFKTATPIQAQSIPVLLQGKDLVGQAQTGSGKTAAFALPLLQKVHLPHRRVQALVLCPTRELCAQVAGEIRRLGRRLPGLQVLVLAGGQPIRPQLDALEKGAHLAVGTPGRVMDVLDREALETRQLNTVVLDEADRMLDMGFREDMERILGAMPPRRQTVLFSATFPPDIEALSRDFQRSPTRVTVEAANAGPDIQQVRYDCKPEEKSELLLRILRHHQPASAIVFCNLKATVVELKKSLSAAGVSVDGLQGDLEQFERDRVMAKFRNQSTRVLIATDVAGRGIDVEALDAVVNFDLPMQAEPYVHRIGRTGRAGRAGLAISIVTPRDGRKVDDIQLATGVKLEAGDVEALPSADPRNAVSLESNWDTLYISAGRKDKLRPGDVLGALTGEAGGLQSSDVGKIEIQDRVAYVAVARRVSRVAFQRLSEGRIKGRRYKIERVK, from the coding sequence ATGGAATTTTCCGCGCTCGCGCTATCTCCCCCGCTGCTCCAGGTGTTGGAGGAGCTCGACTTCAAGACGGCCACGCCCATCCAGGCGCAGAGCATCCCGGTATTGCTCCAGGGCAAGGACCTGGTGGGCCAGGCGCAGACGGGAAGCGGCAAGACGGCGGCCTTCGCGCTGCCGCTGCTCCAGAAGGTCCACTTGCCGCACCGCCGGGTGCAGGCGCTGGTGCTGTGTCCCACGCGCGAGCTGTGCGCGCAGGTGGCGGGAGAAATCCGTCGGTTGGGGCGGCGGCTGCCGGGGCTCCAGGTGCTGGTGCTCGCGGGAGGGCAGCCCATCCGGCCGCAGTTGGACGCGCTGGAGAAGGGCGCGCACCTGGCGGTGGGGACGCCGGGCCGGGTGATGGACGTGTTGGACCGGGAGGCGCTGGAGACGCGGCAGCTCAACACCGTGGTGCTGGATGAGGCGGACCGGATGCTCGACATGGGCTTCCGCGAGGACATGGAGCGCATCCTCGGGGCCATGCCGCCCCGGCGGCAGACAGTGCTCTTCTCCGCCACCTTCCCGCCGGACATCGAGGCGCTGAGCCGCGACTTCCAGCGCTCGCCCACGCGGGTGACGGTGGAGGCCGCCAACGCGGGGCCCGACATCCAGCAGGTGCGCTACGACTGCAAGCCCGAGGAGAAGTCGGAGCTGCTCCTGCGCATCCTCCGTCACCACCAGCCCGCGTCCGCCATCGTCTTCTGCAACCTCAAGGCGACGGTGGTGGAGTTGAAGAAGTCGCTCTCCGCGGCGGGCGTCAGCGTGGACGGGCTCCAGGGGGATTTGGAGCAGTTCGAGCGCGACCGGGTGATGGCGAAGTTCCGCAACCAGAGCACGCGGGTGCTCATCGCCACGGACGTGGCGGGGCGGGGCATCGACGTGGAGGCGCTGGACGCGGTGGTGAACTTCGACCTGCCCATGCAGGCCGAGCCCTACGTGCACCGCATTGGCCGCACCGGCCGGGCGGGCCGCGCGGGTCTGGCCATCTCCATCGTCACGCCGCGCGACGGCCGCAAGGTGGACGACATCCAGTTGGCCACCGGCGTGAAGCTGGAGGCGGGCGACGTGGAGGCCCTGCCGTCCGCGGACCCGCGCAACGCGGTGTCGTTGGAGTCCAACTGGGACACGCTCTACATCTCCGCGGGCCGCAAGGACAAGCTGCGGCCCGGCGACGTCCTGGGCGCGCTCACGGGCGAGGCGGGCGGGCTCCAGTCCTCCGACGTGGGGAAGATTGAAATCCAGGACCGTGTGGCCTACGTGGCCGTGGCGCGGCGCGTGTCGCGCGTGGCCTTCCAGCGCTTGAGCGAGGGCCGCATCAAGGGTCGCCGCTACAAAATCGAGCGCGTGAAGTAG
- a CDS encoding BatA domain-containing protein, producing the protein MTFGNPWMLLGALGAFIPLLVHLFDRRRPRPHPFGPLAFVMRSQKRTASRLKLKRLLLYALRTLILLAIPIALARPELSRDAAAAQVVKGPAATAVILDASLSMRWSDGTSNFERARDEARDALKDLLPEEPATVLVCTQSPVAPPPPGFDRGRLRSMVDEARATYGTADLSRCLDMAARALEENPMPAKRLVLVSDMTSSAFRLEAPPPTVKGLTGAPVKPEVVLRDAAEGKDVLGNRAIVDLKVEPALQAGPRTFQFTFTVRNFGTEPVKDLEAAVRVGESTLAKGFVDIPPGGTTQKALTVRFPQGGTVLGQVTLAPDALVEDDRRSFVLPVPRALKALVVNGSPHATRYRDEAFFVDAALTAPGSPVEVATRDAEVGLREDFATYDLVLLLNVPAPSAEEAQKLAAFVENGGGLFISMGDRVNPDTYNQRLGAVLPRPLRLVRTSAERDDPDADTKSARLAQVSVEHVLFSPFTGQAEEGLVGARFYKYMLLEAADGPGAAGASQVLATYEDGAPAVAVARKGKGRVAMLTSTVDRDWSDFAIRTSFLPLMQRFAAYLTGSLDEREEVRVRVGEGATLRPEGAQKVSAVRAPDGAEVTVKEQPDGSLVAGPVMEPGVYSVLGADGKVQPDLSFAAVLDPSESDLGRVPMDTLTAYFGEETVKASTGDSDKPSVPLWTWLILAACLAFFFEGTLLRK; encoded by the coding sequence GTGACCTTCGGCAATCCGTGGATGCTGCTGGGCGCGCTGGGCGCCTTCATCCCCTTGCTGGTGCACCTGTTCGACCGGCGCCGTCCCCGGCCGCACCCCTTCGGGCCGTTGGCCTTCGTGATGCGCAGCCAGAAGCGCACCGCCAGCCGCCTCAAGCTCAAGCGCCTGCTGCTGTACGCGCTGCGCACGCTCATCCTGCTGGCCATCCCCATCGCGCTGGCCCGTCCCGAGCTGTCCCGTGACGCCGCCGCCGCGCAGGTGGTGAAGGGCCCCGCGGCCACCGCCGTCATCCTGGACGCGTCCCTGTCCATGCGTTGGTCGGATGGCACGTCCAACTTCGAGCGCGCCCGCGACGAGGCCCGTGACGCGCTGAAAGATTTGCTGCCGGAGGAGCCCGCCACGGTGCTCGTCTGCACGCAGAGCCCCGTCGCGCCCCCGCCGCCCGGCTTCGACCGGGGCCGCCTGCGCTCCATGGTGGACGAGGCCCGCGCCACCTATGGCACGGCGGACCTGTCACGCTGCCTGGACATGGCGGCGCGCGCGCTGGAGGAGAATCCGATGCCAGCCAAGCGGCTGGTGCTGGTCTCCGACATGACGTCCTCGGCCTTCCGGCTGGAGGCGCCGCCGCCCACGGTGAAGGGCCTCACGGGCGCGCCGGTGAAGCCGGAGGTGGTGCTCCGCGACGCGGCCGAGGGCAAGGACGTGCTGGGCAACCGCGCCATCGTCGACCTCAAGGTGGAGCCCGCGCTCCAGGCCGGCCCGCGCACGTTCCAGTTCACCTTCACGGTGCGCAACTTCGGCACCGAGCCGGTGAAAGACCTGGAGGCCGCGGTGCGCGTGGGCGAGTCCACGCTGGCCAAGGGCTTCGTGGACATTCCGCCCGGCGGCACGACGCAGAAGGCGCTCACGGTGCGCTTCCCGCAGGGCGGCACGGTGCTGGGACAGGTGACGCTGGCGCCAGACGCGTTGGTGGAGGATGACCGGCGCTCGTTCGTGCTGCCGGTGCCGCGCGCGCTGAAGGCGCTGGTGGTGAATGGCTCGCCCCACGCGACGCGCTACCGGGACGAGGCCTTCTTCGTGGACGCGGCCCTCACCGCGCCGGGCTCACCGGTGGAGGTGGCCACGCGCGACGCGGAGGTGGGCCTGCGCGAGGACTTCGCCACCTACGACCTGGTGCTGCTGCTCAACGTGCCCGCGCCCAGCGCGGAAGAAGCGCAGAAGCTGGCGGCCTTCGTGGAGAACGGCGGCGGCCTCTTCATCAGCATGGGCGACCGGGTGAACCCGGACACGTACAACCAGCGGCTGGGCGCGGTGCTGCCGCGTCCGCTGCGGCTGGTGCGCACCAGCGCCGAGCGCGACGACCCGGACGCCGACACCAAGAGCGCGCGGCTGGCGCAGGTGTCCGTGGAGCACGTCCTCTTCTCGCCCTTCACGGGGCAGGCGGAGGAAGGGCTCGTGGGCGCGCGCTTCTACAAGTACATGCTGCTGGAGGCGGCGGACGGCCCCGGGGCCGCTGGCGCCAGTCAGGTGCTGGCCACGTACGAGGACGGCGCGCCCGCGGTGGCGGTGGCGCGCAAGGGCAAGGGGCGCGTGGCGATGCTCACCAGCACGGTGGACCGCGACTGGAGCGACTTCGCCATCCGCACGTCCTTCCTGCCGCTGATGCAGCGCTTCGCCGCGTACCTCACCGGCTCGCTGGACGAGCGCGAGGAGGTCCGTGTTCGCGTGGGTGAAGGCGCGACGCTCCGCCCCGAAGGCGCGCAGAAGGTGTCCGCGGTGCGCGCGCCGGACGGCGCCGAAGTCACGGTGAAGGAGCAGCCGGATGGCTCGCTGGTGGCGGGCCCCGTGATGGAGCCGGGCGTGTACTCGGTGCTGGGCGCGGATGGGAAGGTGCAGCCGGACCTCTCCTTCGCCGCCGTGCTCGACCCGTCCGAGAGCGACCTGGGCCGCGTGCCCATGGACACGCTCACCGCCTACTTTGGCGAGGAGACGGTGAAGGCCTCCACGGGGGACTCGGACAAGCCCTCCGTGCCGCTGTGGACGTGGCTCATCCTGGCCGCATGTCTGGCGTTCTTCTTCGAAGGCACGCTGCTGCGCAAGTAG
- a CDS encoding YcjF family protein — MDIQLADEIRKQVEEAFRKRGRVNIVIAGRSGVGKSTLVNAVFHGRIADTGQGRPVTKETREYTKDGIPVSILDTRGLEMGAFTETLKLLEELVATRAKEADATRHLHCAWLCISEDSRRVEDGDMKAAEMLARHMPVVVVVTKARSDQGFRAEVQKLLPLARNVMRVRALQETDDEGHTLQPKGLVELVELTMELVPEAQRNAFAAAQRVSIGQKRKRAHGIVASAAAAAGLIGAVPIPFADAALLVPTQVGMLAGVSSVFGLPMTEAFLSTLVGASITGLGATFTGQSIVSGLLKLIPGPGTAIGALISATTATALTTVFGEAYIAVLSKLMEKRSGELPTEEEVIQAFREEMSLRGAA; from the coding sequence ATGGACATCCAACTGGCGGACGAAATCCGGAAGCAGGTCGAAGAGGCCTTCCGCAAGCGCGGCCGGGTCAACATCGTCATCGCGGGGCGCAGCGGCGTGGGCAAGAGCACGCTCGTCAACGCGGTGTTCCACGGCCGCATCGCGGACACCGGGCAGGGGCGCCCCGTCACGAAGGAGACGCGCGAGTACACGAAGGACGGCATCCCCGTCAGCATCCTCGACACCCGGGGCCTGGAGATGGGCGCCTTCACGGAGACGCTGAAGCTCCTGGAGGAGCTGGTCGCCACGCGCGCGAAGGAGGCCGACGCCACCCGTCATCTGCACTGCGCCTGGCTGTGCATCAGCGAGGACTCGCGCCGCGTGGAGGACGGCGACATGAAGGCGGCGGAAATGCTCGCGCGCCACATGCCGGTGGTCGTCGTGGTCACCAAGGCGCGCAGCGACCAGGGCTTCCGCGCGGAGGTGCAGAAGCTGCTTCCCCTGGCCCGCAACGTCATGCGCGTGCGCGCGCTCCAGGAGACGGACGACGAGGGCCACACGCTCCAACCCAAGGGCCTGGTGGAGCTGGTCGAACTCACCATGGAGCTGGTCCCCGAAGCCCAGCGCAACGCCTTCGCCGCCGCCCAGCGCGTGAGCATTGGCCAGAAGCGCAAGCGCGCGCACGGCATCGTCGCCAGCGCCGCGGCCGCCGCCGGACTCATTGGAGCGGTCCCCATCCCTTTCGCCGACGCCGCCCTGCTCGTCCCCACGCAGGTCGGAATGCTGGCGGGGGTGAGTAGCGTCTTCGGCCTCCCCATGACGGAGGCCTTCCTGTCCACGCTGGTGGGCGCGAGCATCACCGGCCTGGGCGCGACCTTCACCGGCCAGTCCATCGTGTCCGGGCTGCTGAAGCTCATCCCCGGCCCGGGCACGGCGATTGGCGCGCTCATCTCCGCCACCACCGCCACCGCGCTCACCACGGTGTTCGGCGAGGCGTACATCGCCGTCCTCTCCAAGCTGATGGAGAAGCGCAGCGGTGAGCTGCCCACGGAGGAGGAGGTCATCCAGGCCTTCCGCGAGGAGATGTCCCTGCGCGGCGCCGCGTGA